Proteins encoded together in one Bacillota bacterium window:
- a CDS encoding aldo/keto reductase, with translation MQYRKLGRTNLDVSFIGLGGLYFPALSNVEAVKIIMKANELGINLIELGRAYVNSEEKAGFVMQKKRNEFCIATKTPQRKKEGAMRDIDASLTSLKTDYIDVYQLHQIDSLEMLDRVLEPDGACEALKRAKEQGKIRYTGITGHSPTVLTKAIKTGEFDTVQVLFNIVEREALSELIPLAQEMNIGILGMKPFGGGAFLEKDSSIFAVLNKYTGTVTRTLLRFVLSFNISSILAGVKTIEELEANITFKETFKPFSDQEIVNIISEIDSLGLEREKFCHRCGYCLCCPQHIDIPLILRLDEYLHKYGSTGWPVQQYSHIRQNALKCVQCGHCEERCPFKLPIREMLKAAHKRLSSISAYNGSQ, from the coding sequence ATGCAATATAGAAAGCTAGGTCGGACAAATCTGGATGTATCGTTTATAGGTCTCGGAGGGCTTTATTTCCCAGCTCTTTCTAATGTAGAGGCTGTAAAGATAATAATGAAAGCCAATGAACTTGGAATAAACCTTATTGAACTGGGGAGAGCATATGTGAATAGTGAGGAAAAAGCTGGGTTTGTTATGCAGAAAAAGCGAAATGAATTTTGTATTGCTACTAAGACACCTCAGAGAAAAAAAGAAGGTGCAATGAGAGATATAGATGCAAGTCTTACCAGCTTAAAAACGGATTATATAGATGTATATCAGTTGCATCAGATCGATAGCCTGGAAATGCTTGACAGGGTATTGGAACCTGATGGCGCCTGTGAAGCATTGAAACGTGCTAAGGAACAGGGTAAAATCAGGTATACGGGTATTACAGGCCACTCACCCACTGTTCTTACAAAAGCTATAAAGACAGGTGAATTCGATACTGTGCAGGTTTTGTTTAATATTGTAGAAAGGGAAGCCCTTTCTGAACTTATTCCGCTTGCTCAAGAAATGAATATAGGTATTCTTGGTATGAAACCTTTCGGGGGTGGGGCTTTCCTTGAAAAAGACAGTAGCATATTTGCAGTTTTGAATAAATATACCGGCACTGTTACCAGGACACTTTTGAGATTTGTACTATCCTTCAATATATCATCTATACTTGCGGGGGTAAAGACCATAGAGGAACTCGAAGCAAATATTACTTTCAAAGAAACGTTTAAACCTTTTTCAGACCAGGAGATTGTCAATATTATTAGTGAAATTGACAGTCTGGGTTTAGAAAGGGAAAAATTCTGCCACCGATGTGGTTATTGCTTATGCTGCCCGCAGCATATTGATATTCCTCTTATTTTAAGACTGGATGAGTATTTACATAAATATGGAAGTACAGGTTGGCCTGTCCAACAATACAGCCATATTAGACAAAACGCGTTAAAATGTGTACAGTGTGGTCATTGTGAAGAGAGATGCCCATTTAAACTTCCAATTAGGGAAATGCTAAAAGCTGCACATAAAAGGCTTTCCTCAATTTCTGCATACAATGGTTCTCAGTAA
- a CDS encoding radical SAM protein: protein MKASRFNIITDIGNGDILLYNTLKNTFVKIDQDLYDVFQKITTQGEKENIDESDPHIAAAIMDYKKGGFIVEDDLNENDYLRLNDIIRRFSDYKRIGLTIAPTMDCNFSCIYCYESDKKKCEYMSREVEDKIIKYVDENLEPYGALKVTWFGGEPLLAVDTIYRLSDAFMEITEKKKSRYYATILTNGYLLTPEVVTNLKKYGVDGAQVTLDGPPEYHDRVRCLKNGEGTFDRIVDNIKKMDYNFMISVLTNIGKDNVEMFPTFLDILEERGIRNRIVLSIAPLQPREYLCRQVNNAVFDPEEFSKVYVRLVEMLVDRRVGTDVVPKSYESQCASISQMGMLIGPDGCLYKCWDVIGNYSECVGRIGQKVKLLDGSYRWLAWDVFKNEECRNCSVLPLCMGGCPRKILVKDNILNRQNHCSHLKYNMPELLKILYKQYKDVKKTG from the coding sequence ATGAAAGCTTCTAGGTTTAATATCATAACCGATATAGGTAATGGGGATATTCTTTTATATAACACTTTAAAAAATACGTTTGTAAAAATTGATCAAGACTTGTACGATGTTTTTCAAAAAATAACAACCCAAGGTGAGAAAGAGAATATTGATGAATCAGACCCACATATAGCTGCAGCTATTATGGATTATAAAAAAGGAGGTTTCATAGTAGAGGATGATTTAAATGAAAATGATTATTTGAGATTAAATGATATAATAAGAAGATTTTCCGATTATAAACGTATCGGATTGACAATAGCACCAACTATGGACTGCAATTTTAGTTGTATATACTGTTATGAAAGCGACAAAAAAAAGTGTGAATATATGAGCAGAGAAGTTGAGGATAAAATAATAAAATATGTGGATGAAAACCTGGAGCCATATGGTGCTCTTAAAGTTACTTGGTTCGGAGGCGAACCGTTGCTTGCTGTTGATACCATTTACCGTCTTTCTGATGCTTTTATGGAAATAACTGAAAAGAAAAAATCAAGGTATTATGCTACAATTCTAACTAATGGATACCTACTTACTCCAGAGGTAGTAACCAATCTTAAGAAATATGGTGTCGACGGAGCACAAGTCACGCTGGACGGTCCGCCGGAGTATCATGACCGTGTGAGATGCCTTAAAAACGGAGAAGGAACATTTGATAGAATAGTAGATAATATTAAAAAAATGGACTATAATTTCATGATATCGGTACTGACCAACATCGGAAAGGATAATGTAGAGATGTTTCCTACTTTCCTGGATATATTGGAGGAAAGAGGAATTAGAAACAGAATAGTACTAAGCATTGCTCCACTTCAGCCGCGTGAATACCTGTGCCGGCAGGTCAATAACGCTGTATTCGACCCGGAAGAGTTTTCAAAGGTTTATGTAAGGCTTGTAGAAATGCTGGTTGACAGAAGAGTGGGTACGGATGTAGTACCTAAAAGCTATGAGTCACAATGCGCATCCATTTCACAGATGGGGATGCTGATTGGACCTGACGGATGCCTGTACAAATGCTGGGATGTCATTGGTAACTATTCCGAATGCGTAGGGCGGATTGGTCAAAAAGTTAAGCTTCTGGACGGATCTTACAGGTGGTTGGCTTGGGATGTATTCAAGAATGAAGAATGCCGTAACTGCAGTGTTCTTCCACTTTGTATGGGAGGGTGTCCCCGCAAGATACTTGTAAAGGACAATATTCTCAATCGGCAAAATCACTGTTCGCATTTAAAATACAATATGCCTGAATTATTAAAGATACTATACAAACAGTATAAGGATGTTAAAAAGACTGGATAG
- a CDS encoding YcaO-like family protein, with protein sequence MKEYGYATRYKECSPLETIHNVRNILYHLGILTKEEWKQDVKGYYSLNLSIVGTSLFSNGKGTSCEYALASAYGELIERLQNFVVFKYTKAMRKEALEYRDFYLAPDEKYVSIDEILHNSEKWLEVFTFEAEDINEKKSLLERWKMADYLSSDRPDFVALPYLNITENSINYIPAIMLISRYGSNGMCAGNTVEEALVQGISETIERYVNFKIISDGIVPPTIPESYIMEHCTHLYKMIKELESRGPFKLVIKDCSLGQGFPCIGIIFLDKKRGTYFVKFGAHPIFEIALERGMTELMQGRRMDDLDWMVKFSYLENTEISKFKNKDNIFCFGCGYYPARFFGEDCNYGFSEFEYCGNGSNGEMLSYLINIIQGKGYDILIRDVSFLEFPSFHVVVPFFSEVNDSNLHSINIITGRKSASSVLMHLEKACNEELQQVIDYMNLAEYSPYDSITKPLHRSFSMNFPWNKIKRDLFICSAYYKMRQFRKAYDAMDRFLKSSIVDLGERSLAYYSCIRDYIGARVEGIDQEDRIYGILNKMYPEDIVKMVFSGMRNPNDVFKNCGRLDCFECNKCPYTEYCTYPEMEKLYKKLKDRYAENVIDQRRIMNFCTCKKEVQV encoded by the coding sequence GTGAAAGAATATGGTTATGCAACACGATATAAAGAATGTAGTCCGTTAGAGACAATCCATAATGTAAGGAATATTCTGTACCATCTCGGTATTTTGACTAAGGAAGAATGGAAACAAGACGTGAAAGGGTATTATTCCCTTAACCTGTCCATCGTGGGGACCAGCTTGTTTTCCAACGGCAAGGGAACTTCCTGTGAATATGCTCTTGCCAGTGCATATGGCGAGCTTATTGAAAGACTGCAGAATTTTGTTGTATTCAAGTACACTAAGGCAATGAGGAAGGAGGCACTGGAATATAGAGACTTTTATCTTGCTCCGGACGAGAAGTATGTAAGTATTGATGAAATATTGCATAACAGTGAGAAATGGCTTGAGGTGTTTACTTTTGAAGCTGAAGATATAAATGAGAAAAAATCTCTTCTGGAGAGATGGAAAATGGCAGATTATTTAAGCAGTGATAGGCCGGATTTTGTTGCTTTGCCTTACCTAAATATTACTGAAAACAGCATAAATTACATTCCTGCAATTATGCTTATTAGCAGGTACGGCTCAAATGGTATGTGTGCTGGAAATACGGTTGAAGAAGCTCTTGTCCAGGGCATTTCCGAAACAATAGAGAGATATGTAAATTTTAAAATTATTAGTGATGGAATCGTACCTCCAACCATCCCTGAATCTTATATTATGGAACACTGTACCCACCTTTACAAAATGATAAAAGAACTGGAGAGCAGAGGGCCATTTAAGCTTGTTATCAAGGATTGTTCACTAGGACAGGGATTTCCGTGTATAGGAATAATCTTTTTAGATAAAAAGCGTGGAACATATTTTGTAAAATTTGGTGCCCATCCTATATTTGAAATCGCACTTGAGCGGGGTATGACAGAATTGATGCAGGGAAGAAGAATGGATGATTTGGATTGGATGGTAAAATTTTCATACCTTGAAAATACCGAAATTAGTAAATTCAAGAATAAAGATAATATATTTTGCTTTGGTTGTGGCTATTATCCTGCCAGATTTTTCGGTGAAGACTGTAATTATGGATTTTCTGAATTCGAATACTGCGGAAATGGCAGCAACGGGGAAATGCTGTCATATCTTATCAATATTATACAGGGTAAAGGGTACGATATACTTATAAGGGATGTATCTTTTCTTGAGTTTCCCAGCTTTCATGTGGTTGTTCCATTTTTCAGTGAGGTAAATGATTCGAACCTTCATTCAATCAATATTATAACAGGAAGAAAGAGCGCATCTTCTGTATTAATGCATCTTGAGAAGGCATGCAACGAGGAGTTGCAGCAAGTAATTGATTATATGAATCTTGCCGAGTACAGTCCTTATGATTCAATAACAAAACCTCTGCATAGGTCGTTCAGTATGAATTTCCCCTGGAATAAAATAAAGAGGGATTTGTTCATATGCTCTGCTTATTACAAGATGAGACAGTTTAGAAAAGCCTATGATGCAATGGACCGTTTTTTAAAATCATCTATTGTGGATTTGGGAGAAAGAAGCCTTGCATATTACAGTTGTATCAGGGACTATATTGGTGCACGTGTGGAAGGAATTGATCAAGAAGACAGGATTTATGGCATCTTGAATAAAATGTATCCGGAAGATATTGTAAAAATGGTTTTTTCCGGTATGAGAAATCCTAATGACGTTTTTAAAAACTGTGGGAGGTTGGATTGCTTTGAGTGTAACAAGTGTCCCTATACTGAATACTGTACATATCCTGAGATGGAAAAATTGTATAAGAAGTTGAAAGACAGGTATGCAGAAAATGTAATTGACCAGAGAAGGATTATGAATTTCTGCACTTGTAAAAAGGAGGTCCAGGTATGA
- a CDS encoding radical SAM protein, giving the protein MKMSRYNFFVEDDHGVILAYNALSGAFACIDRELYRQFLKVCSNPHLMDEYNGTDEDDKKLSYAINQFKKGGFLIEDSIDEIDILKKKQYHMRFQQSNMLSMTIVPTLDCNFKCVYCYEGICKDRYRMTRDTADHIIKYINDFSPNKGILRITWFGGEPTLALNIIYYISNAVKDILSKKQAGYFSIIFTNGYLLDKKVASELRRCGVEEACITIDGYAEGHNARRPLRNGGNTFQTIMSNIIDISDIMNVCVRYSVDRDNIKEFSGFLDILEESNVAEKIRMEIVRIEAYPYSIDAVKSRALSTFEFSAIFYELAEQAVKRKIKIDFLPAKDRGACSALLANHVVVAPRGELHKCTYTIWNPDESFGKIDRPFEWNENLEKWMDTSPIDNENCKNCRILPICMGGCLRNMIIKDTAPTNTEGCCMQYKYNIEKFLKLKYRQSRIKSESL; this is encoded by the coding sequence ATGAAAATGTCTCGTTATAACTTTTTCGTTGAGGACGACCATGGAGTGATACTTGCATATAACGCTCTTAGTGGGGCTTTTGCATGTATTGACAGGGAACTCTACCGGCAGTTTCTCAAGGTATGCTCGAATCCGCATTTGATGGATGAGTATAATGGTACCGATGAAGATGACAAAAAGCTGTCTTATGCCATTAACCAATTTAAAAAAGGTGGATTCCTTATTGAGGATAGTATAGATGAAATTGATATACTCAAAAAAAAACAGTACCATATGAGATTTCAACAAAGTAACATGCTGAGCATGACCATAGTGCCGACACTTGACTGCAACTTCAAATGCGTTTATTGCTATGAAGGCATTTGCAAGGATAGATATCGTATGACCAGAGATACTGCAGATCACATAATAAAGTATATAAATGACTTTTCTCCTAATAAAGGTATCCTAAGAATAACATGGTTTGGCGGCGAACCTACGCTTGCACTAAATATAATATATTATATTTCTAATGCGGTTAAGGATATTCTATCCAAAAAGCAGGCTGGCTATTTTTCAATTATTTTTACGAACGGGTATCTTTTAGATAAAAAAGTGGCTTCAGAACTGCGAAGATGTGGCGTGGAAGAGGCATGCATAACAATTGACGGTTACGCGGAAGGCCATAACGCCAGGAGACCTTTGAGAAACGGGGGAAATACATTCCAGACCATTATGAGTAATATAATTGATATATCGGATATTATGAATGTATGTGTCAGGTATTCAGTTGACAGGGACAATATAAAGGAGTTTTCCGGGTTTTTGGATATATTAGAAGAATCAAATGTCGCGGAGAAAATCAGAATGGAGATAGTTAGGATTGAAGCGTACCCTTATTCAATCGATGCTGTTAAAAGCAGGGCATTGTCCACCTTTGAATTTTCCGCGATTTTTTATGAGCTTGCTGAACAGGCTGTTAAAAGAAAAATAAAAATAGACTTTCTGCCAGCTAAAGACAGAGGGGCATGTTCCGCCTTGTTGGCAAACCATGTTGTTGTAGCACCGAGAGGAGAACTTCATAAATGTACATATACCATCTGGAACCCTGATGAATCTTTCGGCAAAATAGACAGACCCTTTGAATGGAATGAAAATCTGGAAAAATGGATGGATACCTCCCCAATAGATAATGAAAACTGTAAAAATTGCAGGATATTGCCTATATGTATGGGTGGATGTTTGCGCAACATGATTATAAAGGATACTGCACCGACTAATACAGAAGGCTGCTGTATGCAATATAAGTACAATATCGAGAAGTTCCTAAAACTGAAGTACAGACAAAGCAGAATTAAAAGTGAGAGTCTATAG
- a CDS encoding GNAT family N-acetyltransferase — MELNVRKASLSDAESLKHLWRKLADDQLDKDPYYKGDFIVERDYMIEKYMQMQECIIYVATADEKVVGFIEAWMRKKDFEFFVDDYLYITHYYIEPGYRGYAKLFQQLIKKVEIWAAEHNIKFIVADMLRNNSRAVDLAKLLKYNEYKVKLVKPLIKSE, encoded by the coding sequence ATGGAGTTAAATGTAAGAAAAGCAAGCTTAAGTGATGCTGAGAGTTTGAAACATCTCTGGAGAAAGCTTGCGGACGACCAATTGGATAAAGACCCTTATTATAAGGGAGATTTTATTGTTGAAAGAGACTATATGATTGAAAAATATATGCAAATGCAGGAATGCATAATATATGTAGCAACGGCAGATGAAAAAGTTGTCGGTTTTATTGAAGCATGGATGCGAAAGAAGGATTTTGAGTTTTTTGTAGACGACTACCTTTACATAACACATTACTATATTGAACCCGGCTATAGAGGCTATGCAAAATTATTCCAACAATTAATTAAAAAAGTTGAAATATGGGCTGCTGAGCATAATATTAAGTTTATTGTGGCAGATATGTTGCGAAATAACAGCAGAGCTGTTGATTTGGCTAAATTATTAAAATACAACGAATATAAGGTTAAGTTGGTTAAGCCTTTAATAAAAAGCGAATAA
- the uvrB gene encoding excinuclease ABC subunit UvrB, producing MREFKIVSDFKLQGDQPEAVEKLVEGINKGYRKQTLLGVTGSGKTFTMANVIERVQKPTLVIAHNKTLAAQLCSEFKEFFPNNAVEYFVSYYDYYQPEAYIPSTDTYIEKDSSINDEIDKLRHSATAALLERRDVIIVASVSCIYGLGDPEDYTELMLSLRPGMRKDRDEIIKKLVEIQYTRNEIDFKRSTFRARGDVLEIFPASSSERVIRVEFFGDEIERITEIEPLTGEIIGIRSHVAIFPASHYTTTRAKMERALVSIQEELEERLKELRGQGKLLEAQRLEQRTRYDIEMMREIGFCQGIENYSRHLSGRAPGSPPYTLIDYFPDDFLLIIDESHVTVPQIAGMYNGDKSRKEALVEYGFRLPSAFDNRPLKFEEFEEKINQVIYVSATPAQYERECSAQIVEQIIRPTGLMDPEVVVKPVEGQIDDLMDEISKRTAKNQRVLVTTLTKRMAEDLTGYLTEMGFKVKYLHSDIDTIERMEIIRDLRLGVFDVLVGINLLREGLDLPEVSLVAILDADKEGFLRSETSLIQTIGRVARNVEGKVIMYADIVTESMRRAINETNRRRRIQMEYNRKHGITPKSIQKGIRDIIEATRVAEDKGKYGIEEEVGVKRTKGIEENRKDGALSKEDLERIIERLTKEMKAAAKNLEFERAAQLRDRITQLKEEFKSKSL from the coding sequence ATGCGGGAATTTAAAATTGTGTCGGATTTTAAACTGCAGGGCGACCAGCCCGAGGCTGTGGAAAAGCTGGTAGAGGGTATAAATAAAGGATACAGGAAGCAGACATTGCTGGGTGTTACCGGTTCAGGCAAGACTTTTACCATGGCTAATGTCATTGAGAGGGTCCAGAAGCCTACCCTGGTAATTGCCCACAACAAGACTCTAGCAGCCCAACTTTGCAGTGAGTTTAAAGAGTTTTTCCCAAATAATGCCGTTGAATACTTTGTAAGTTACTACGACTATTACCAGCCTGAAGCATATATACCTTCCACAGACACTTATATTGAGAAGGATTCATCCATAAACGATGAGATTGACAAACTGAGACACTCTGCTACTGCTGCTCTGCTTGAAAGAAGGGATGTAATTATTGTAGCCAGTGTTTCATGCATATACGGCCTTGGAGACCCGGAGGACTATACTGAGCTTATGCTTTCTTTGCGACCGGGAATGCGTAAAGACAGGGATGAGATAATAAAAAAACTGGTGGAAATACAATATACAAGAAATGAAATTGACTTCAAACGCAGTACCTTTCGTGCCAGGGGAGATGTGTTGGAAATATTCCCGGCATCTTCATCCGAGCGCGTTATCCGTGTAGAGTTTTTTGGTGATGAGATTGAAAGGATAACTGAAATTGAGCCACTTACAGGTGAAATAATAGGTATAAGGTCTCATGTTGCAATTTTCCCTGCATCCCATTACACTACCACACGGGCAAAAATGGAAAGGGCTCTCGTTTCCATACAAGAAGAATTGGAAGAACGTCTGAAAGAGCTTCGAGGACAGGGAAAACTGCTGGAGGCCCAACGCCTTGAACAGAGAACAAGGTACGATATTGAAATGATGAGGGAAATAGGGTTTTGCCAGGGGATTGAGAACTACTCAAGGCATTTGAGCGGCAGGGCGCCCGGAAGTCCTCCTTATACATTAATTGACTATTTCCCCGATGATTTCCTGTTGATTATTGATGAATCCCACGTGACAGTACCACAGATAGCGGGCATGTATAATGGGGACAAATCAAGGAAAGAAGCCCTGGTTGAGTATGGCTTCAGGCTTCCTTCAGCTTTTGATAACAGACCTCTTAAATTTGAGGAGTTTGAGGAAAAAATCAACCAAGTGATATATGTAAGTGCAACACCTGCACAGTATGAAAGAGAATGTTCAGCACAAATAGTTGAGCAGATAATAAGGCCTACGGGGTTAATGGATCCGGAAGTTGTTGTAAAGCCTGTCGAGGGGCAAATAGATGACCTTATGGACGAAATCAGCAAAAGGACTGCAAAGAATCAGCGTGTGCTGGTAACTACCCTTACAAAAAGAATGGCGGAGGATTTAACTGGTTATCTTACAGAAATGGGTTTTAAAGTAAAGTATCTTCACTCTGATATTGATACTATTGAACGTATGGAAATTATAAGAGATCTCAGGCTGGGTGTTTTTGATGTACTTGTTGGGATAAACTTACTAAGAGAGGGCCTTGACTTGCCTGAAGTGTCTCTTGTTGCTATACTGGATGCTGATAAGGAGGGTTTCCTGAGGTCTGAAACTTCTCTTATACAGACTATAGGAAGAGTTGCAAGGAATGTGGAAGGTAAAGTAATAATGTATGCCGATATTGTTACTGAATCCATGAGAAGAGCAATTAATGAGACCAACAGGAGAAGAAGGATCCAGATGGAGTATAACCGTAAACACGGTATTACTCCTAAAAGCATCCAAAAAGGGATAAGAGATATTATAGAAGCTACCAGGGTTGCAGAAGATAAGGGAAAGTACGGGATTGAAGAAGAGGTAGGAGTTAAAAGGACTAAAGGAATTGAAGAGAACAGAAAAGACGGTGCTTTAAGTAAGGAAGATTTGGAGAGGATTATTGAAAGGCTGACAAAAGAAATGAAGGCTGCGGCAAAAAATTTGGAGTTTGAAAGGGCAGCGCAACTGAGAGATAGAATTACTCAGCTAAAAGAAGAGTTCAAAAGTAAGAGTTTATAA
- the uvrA gene encoding excinuclease ABC subunit UvrA, whose product MVRNSIYIKGAREHNLKNIDLEIPRDKFVVITGLSGSGKSSLAFDTIYAEGQRRYVESLSAYARQFLGQMEKPEVDYIEGLSPAISIDQKTTSRNPRSTVGTVTEIYDYLRLLYARIGIPHCYNCGREISQQTVDQMVDQIMSLEEGTRIQILAPVVRGRKGEYSKLIDDARRGGFVRVRVDKEVFDVNDPIKLDKNKKHNIEIVVDRLVVRSDIRKRLAESIETVLRLSGGLLRVDVVGKEELVFSQNFACSDCGISIEELTPRMFSFNNPFGACPVCTGLGVLLKMDPDLIIPDRSRSLAEGAIVINGWNLENGDGYSRMIFEALAKYYQFSLDIPVEKLPPHILDIILYGTGGEKIRIEYERDYGSGNYMAAFEGIINISERRYNETQSESMKQYYESFMSSTPCPECKGARLKKESLSVTIGGKNIYELTCMPVYEIKAFLSNLQLTERQKLIAHQILKEINARLGFLIDVGLDYLTLSRSAGTLSGGEAQRIRLATQIGSGLMGVLYILDEPSIGLHQRDNGRLLATLKKLRDLGNTLIVVEHDEETMYAADHIIDLGPGAGLHGGYVVAAGSIEEIKKCEESVTGQYLSGKKRIEVPEKRRKPDEKWLEIIGARENNLKDINVKIPLGVFTCVTGVSGSGKSSLINEILYKRLAVELNRARLKPGDHDAILGLEHLDKVINIDQSPIGRTPRSNPATYTGVFDHIREVFSSTTEAKMRGYKPGRFSFNVRGGRCEACNGDGIIKIEMHFLPDVYVPCEVCKGKRYNRETLEVKYKGKNISDVLDMTVEDALEFFANIPKIQRKLQTLFDVGLGYIKVGQPSTTLSGGEAQRIKLATELSKRGTGRTMYILDEPTTGLHIADVHRLIDVLQRLVDAGNSVVVIEHNLDVVKTADYIIDLGPEGGNGGGYIVAEGTPEEVSKLEVSYTGQFLSKILDK is encoded by the coding sequence ATGGTAAGAAACAGCATTTATATAAAAGGGGCAAGAGAACACAACTTAAAAAACATTGATCTGGAAATACCAAGGGACAAGTTTGTGGTTATTACGGGACTAAGCGGTTCAGGGAAATCCTCCCTGGCTTTCGACACCATATATGCTGAAGGACAGAGAAGATATGTAGAGTCCCTTTCTGCATATGCCAGGCAGTTTTTAGGACAAATGGAAAAACCTGAAGTGGACTATATAGAGGGGCTTTCCCCGGCCATATCAATAGACCAGAAGACCACCAGCAGGAATCCCCGTTCAACAGTTGGTACGGTAACGGAAATATATGATTATCTAAGGCTTTTATATGCAAGAATTGGCATTCCCCATTGTTACAACTGTGGAAGAGAAATATCCCAGCAGACGGTAGACCAGATGGTGGACCAAATAATGTCCCTGGAAGAAGGAACAAGAATCCAGATTTTGGCGCCTGTTGTGAGGGGAAGGAAGGGCGAGTATAGTAAACTAATTGATGATGCCAGAAGGGGTGGATTTGTAAGGGTAAGGGTTGACAAGGAAGTATTTGACGTAAATGATCCGATAAAGCTTGATAAGAATAAAAAGCATAATATTGAAATAGTAGTGGACAGGCTGGTGGTAAGGTCTGACATCAGGAAAAGGCTTGCAGAGTCAATAGAAACCGTATTAAGATTGTCCGGAGGGCTTTTGCGGGTGGATGTTGTAGGCAAGGAAGAACTGGTGTTCAGCCAAAACTTTGCCTGCAGTGACTGTGGTATCAGCATAGAAGAACTTACACCAAGGATGTTTTCTTTTAATAATCCCTTTGGTGCCTGTCCTGTATGTACAGGATTGGGGGTTCTGCTAAAAATGGATCCTGACCTGATTATCCCCGATAGATCCAGGTCTTTGGCTGAGGGTGCAATAGTAATAAACGGTTGGAATCTGGAAAATGGAGACGGATATTCAAGAATGATTTTTGAAGCCCTTGCAAAGTACTATCAATTTAGCCTTGATATACCTGTTGAGAAGCTGCCTCCCCATATATTGGACATAATATTATACGGTACAGGTGGAGAGAAAATCAGGATAGAATATGAAAGGGATTACGGAAGCGGAAATTACATGGCAGCATTTGAAGGGATAATTAATATTTCTGAAAGAAGGTATAATGAAACCCAGTCAGAAAGTATGAAGCAATACTATGAAAGTTTTATGAGCAGCACGCCATGTCCTGAGTGTAAAGGTGCACGGTTGAAAAAAGAGAGTCTTTCAGTAACTATTGGAGGTAAAAATATTTATGAGTTAACATGTATGCCGGTATATGAAATAAAAGCTTTTTTAAGTAATTTGCAGCTTACTGAACGTCAGAAACTAATAGCCCATCAGATATTGAAGGAGATTAATGCAAGATTAGGATTTCTTATTGATGTGGGGCTGGATTATTTAACCCTTTCCCGGTCTGCCGGTACTCTATCAGGGGGAGAGGCCCAAAGGATAAGGCTCGCAACACAAATAGGTTCAGGATTGATGGGTGTCCTGTATATACTTGATGAACCAAGCATAGGCCTACATCAGAGGGATAATGGCAGACTTTTGGCTACATTGAAGAAACTTAGGGATTTAGGAAATACTTTAATTGTTGTAGAACATGACGAAGAAACCATGTATGCTGCAGACCATATAATTGACCTTGGCCCGGGGGCGGGGCTCCATGGGGGGTATGTGGTGGCTGCCGGTAGTATTGAAGAAATAAAAAAATGTGAAGAATCTGTTACAGGACAATATCTTAGTGGTAAGAAGAGAATAGAGGTTCCTGAGAAAAGACGTAAGCCTGACGAAAAATGGCTGGAAATAATAGGAGCCAGGGAAAATAATCTAAAGGACATAAATGTAAAAATACCTTTAGGGGTTTTTACTTGTGTTACCGGAGTGTCAGGGTCAGGTAAAAGCTCATTGATTAATGAAATACTGTATAAAAGGCTTGCTGTCGAACTAAACAGGGCAAGGCTGAAACCTGGAGATCATGATGCAATCCTTGGCCTTGAGCACCTTGATAAAGTAATAAATATTGATCAGTCGCCTATCGGAAGGACGCCCAGGTCAAACCCTGCTACCTATACAGGTGTATTTGACCATATAAGGGAAGTCTTTTCTTCTACTACAGAGGCAAAAATGAGAGGATACAAACCCGGAAGGTTCAGTTTTAATGTAAGAGGTGGAAGGTGTGAAGCGTGCAACGGTGATGGTATTATTAAAATAGAAATGCATTTTCTTCCTGACGTGTATGTTCCATGTGAAGTTTGCAAAGGTAAGAGGTATAACAGGGAAACCCTGGAAGTAAAATACAAGGGGAAGAATATATCGGATGTACTTGATATGACAGTGGAAGACGCATTAGAGTTTTTCGCGAACATACCCAAAATTCAAAGAAAACTTCAAACCCTATTTGATGTCGGACTGGGTTACATTAAGGTAGGACAACCTTCCACTACCCTTTCGGGCGGGGAAGCGCAGAGAATCAAGTTGGCTACCGAACTCTCAAAACGGGGTACAGGGAGGACAATGTATATACTTGATGAACCTACAACAGGGCTTCATATAGCTGATGTGCACAGACTTATTGATGTGTTGCAGCGCCTGGTTGATGCCGGTAACTCTGTAGTGGTAATAGAACATAATCTGGATGTTGTAAAGACAGCGGATTATATAATTGATTTAGGTCCGGAAGGAGGAAATGGCGGCGGCTATATAGTTGCAGAAGGCACGCCTGAGGAGGTATCAAAATTGGAAGTTTCATATACCGGGCAGTTCCTTAGTAAGATACTTGATAAATAG